A genomic stretch from Gopherus flavomarginatus isolate rGopFla2 chromosome 3, rGopFla2.mat.asm, whole genome shotgun sequence includes:
- the LOC127048505 gene encoding programmed cell death 1 ligand 2-like — translation MFRILSILILEVQLYLIRAFFTVEVPQLQYIAEYGSNVTMECRFPVNGQLNLKDLSVSWEQKGLKEQKSKEVYTLQKGEEDLKSQHRDYRGRATLLRDKLNLGYSVLQIISIKLMDAGSYRCLIDYRGADYKYITLEVKASYTRINVQIMSEPAEEELVLTCQSEGFPLAEVFWQNEKNLKVNGSVNTTYTLTTDGLYNVTSMLIFKPNASENYSCIFWSKELNEETSYIFTLAQQTAVVGKKSLNLFIIPTCVIAVVLISALTIFLKRKSLTKLHAKKDKKRKCPQLQKEDNRHLNPETQDLIMTNVRDSRDCTDVCP, via the exons ATGTTCAGAATCCTGTCAATCTTGATATTGGAAGTGCAGCTCTACTTGATAAGAG cttttttcacagttgAAGTTCCTCAGCTACAGTACATTGCAGAATATGGGAGCAACGTGACCATGGAATGCAGGTTTCCAGTGAATGGCCAGTTAAATCTTAAAGACTTAAGTGTCAGTTGGGAGCAAAAAGGGTTAAAAGAGCAAAAATCAAAAGAGGTTTATACTCTTCAAAAGGGGGAGGAAGACCTTAAATCCCAGCACAGAGACTATAGGGGAAGAGCAACATTGTTACGTGACAAATTGAATTTGGGATATTCAGTGCTTCAAATCATCAGCATAAAGCTCATGGATGCAGGGTCTTACCGCTGTCTCATTGACTACAGAGGAGCTGATTACAAGTACATTACTTTGGAAGTAAAAG CATCCTACACGAGAATAAATGTACAAATAATGAGTGAACCTGCAGAAGAGGAGTTGGTTTTAACTTGTCAGTCAGAAGGGTTTCCTCTAGCTGAAGTGTTCTGGCAAAATGAGAAGAATCTTAAAGTCAACGGATCTGTAAATACCACCTACACATTGACCACAGATGGACTATATAATGTAACCAGTATGCTGATATTCAAACCAAATGCTAGTGAAAACTACAGCTGCATATTCTGGTCTAAAGAACTGAATGAAGAAACTTCCTACATTTTCACTTTAG cTCAACAAACAGCAGTTGTTGGAAAAAAATCTCTGAATTTATTTATCATCCCAACCTGTGTAATAGCGGTTGTTCTCATATCTGCATTAACTATCTTTCTAAAGAGAAAATCACTAACAAAGCTCCATGCCAAAAAAG ACAAAAAGAGAAAATGTCCCCAGTTACAGAAAGAAGACAACA